In Bacteroides coprosuis DSM 18011, the following are encoded in one genomic region:
- a CDS encoding 50S ribosomal protein L27 (COGs: COG0211 Ribosomal protein L27~HAMAP: Ribosomal protein L27~InterPro IPR001684~KEGG: bfs:BF0929 50S ribosomal protein L27~PFAM: Ribosomal protein L27~SPTR: Putative 50S ribosomal protein L27;~TIGRFAM: Ribosomal protein L27~IMG reference gene:2504106741~PFAM: Ribosomal L27 protein~TIGRFAM: ribosomal protein L27), whose amino-acid sequence MAHKKGVGSSKNGRESESKRLGVKIFGGETCKAGNIIIRQRGTAFHPGENMGIGKDHTLYALVDGTVNFKVGKANRRFVSITPTESVEA is encoded by the coding sequence ATGGCACATAAAAAAGGTGTAGGTAGTTCTAAGAACGGCCGTGAATCAGAAAGTAAAAGATTAGGCGTTAAGATATTTGGTGGTGAAACCTGTAAAGCTGGTAATATCATCATACGTCAAAGAGGTACAGCTTTCCACCCAGGTGAAAATATGGGTATTGGTAAAGACCACACTCTTTACGCCTTAGTAGATGGTACTGTAAACTTTAAAGTAGGTAAAGCAAACAGAAGATTTGTTTCAATTACTCCTACTGAAAGTGTAGAAGCATAA
- a CDS encoding 50S ribosomal protein L21 (COGs: COG0261 Ribosomal protein L21~HAMAP: Ribosomal protein L21~InterPro IPR001787~KEGG: bfs:BF0930 50S ribosomal protein L21~PFAM: Ribosomal protein L21~SPTR: 50S ribosomal protein L21;~TIGRFAM: Ribosomal protein L21~IMG reference gene:2504106742~PFAM: Ribosomal prokaryotic L21 protein~TIGRFAM: ribosomal protein L21), with translation MYAIVEINGQQFKAEAGKRLFVHHIQDVENGATVEFDKVLLIDKDGNITVGAPVVDGAKVVCEVKSPLVKGEKVIVFKKKRRKGYRVKNGHRQQFTELTVKEVIA, from the coding sequence ATGTACGCAATTGTAGAAATTAACGGTCAGCAGTTTAAAGCAGAAGCTGGCAAGAGACTATTTGTTCACCACATCCAAGATGTAGAAAATGGTGCAACGGTAGAATTTGACAAAGTTCTTTTAATAGACAAAGATGGTAACATTACAGTAGGTGCCCCAGTGGTTGATGGCGCTAAAGTTGTATGTGAAGTTAAATCTCCTCTAGTAAAAGGCGAAAAAGTAATCGTTTTCAAAAAGAAGAGAAGAAAAGGATACCGTGTAAAAAATGGTCACCGTCAACAGTTCACTGAATTGACAGTTAAAGAAGTAATAGCTTAA
- a CDS encoding GumN family protein (COGs: COG3735 conserved hypothetical protein~InterPro IPR010891~KEGG: bth:BT_4316 hypothetical protein~PFAM: GumN predicted~SPTR: GumN family protein;~IMG reference gene:2504106743~PFAM: GumN protein), producing MAEEFKKQREVRFIIWSILLTFISIGPVNAQLLWKVSKENHSDSFLFGTHHLIPNNLVKDIHGLEEAYQASTLIIGEIDINEMSDPSKVSYMSQAMIAPKDSTLTLILNEVELKHLNEVLQSFKDSQIPQEMLSLMNPATISTLLVTQITMDVIKQDYPEDKSQIGIDFIFQQRASQDKKEIKGLETLKFQTDLLYKSTSIQESAKQLMESIQCIDSNRDYVEEQIRQMNQNYIKQNLNKLYVESKDQSKDTPCPSFSINEKDWKKMVDNRNQTWISLLEQFLSSQTCFIAVGALHLPGSKGVINLLKEKGYTVEPIQSSK from the coding sequence TTTGGAGCATTCTCCTAACTTTTATATCTATAGGACCAGTTAATGCACAACTTCTATGGAAAGTCAGCAAAGAGAATCACTCCGACTCTTTTTTATTTGGTACTCATCATCTTATACCCAATAATCTTGTTAAAGATATACATGGGTTAGAAGAAGCCTATCAAGCAAGTACCCTCATTATAGGAGAAATAGATATTAATGAAATGTCAGATCCTTCAAAGGTATCGTACATGAGCCAAGCTATGATTGCCCCGAAAGATTCAACCCTAACACTGATATTAAATGAAGTGGAATTAAAGCACTTGAATGAAGTGCTTCAGAGCTTTAAAGACTCTCAGATTCCACAAGAAATGCTTTCATTAATGAACCCTGCCACCATAAGTACTCTCCTAGTAACCCAAATTACTATGGATGTAATCAAACAAGATTACCCCGAAGATAAATCCCAAATTGGAATAGATTTTATATTTCAGCAAAGGGCTAGCCAAGATAAAAAAGAGATAAAAGGACTTGAAACTTTAAAATTTCAAACAGACTTACTTTATAAATCGACTTCCATACAAGAATCTGCTAAACAATTGATGGAGAGTATCCAATGTATTGATTCAAATAGAGATTATGTAGAAGAACAAATCCGTCAAATGAATCAAAACTATATCAAGCAAAATTTAAATAAGCTTTATGTAGAATCAAAGGATCAGAGTAAAGATACCCCCTGCCCTTCCTTCAGCATCAATGAGAAAGACTGGAAAAAGATGGTTGACAACAGAAACCAAACATGGATATCCCTTTTAGAACAGTTCCTATCCTCACAAACTTGCTTTATTGCAGTAGGTGCGCTCCATCTTCCAGGGTCAAAGGGTGTTATTAATTTATTAAAAGAAAAAGGCTACACAGTAGAGCCTATCCAATCAAGTAAATAA